A single Micromonospora sp. CCTCC AA 2012012 DNA region contains:
- a CDS encoding ABC transporter ATP-binding protein, translating into MASPTTDAPAAGEDVLEAVGLTKHFPVRRRLRGLLSRTRLTVHAVDDVDLTLRRGRVTALVGESGSGKSTVARLLAQLQPLTAGTVRLHGTPVTVRGGRPFRAYVRRVQMIFQDPFASLNPVHTVRYHLTRALRVHGNAGRSSADLEAALAGLLDRVSLTPAERYLDKFPHELSGGQRQRVAIARALGADPEVLLADEPVSMLDVSIRLGVLNLLRDLKERLRLAVLYITHDIASARYFADETLVMYAGRLVEGGDSETVTQHPAHPYTRLLIESAPDPDRITGATRAGDGERGGGEPPSLIRPPAGCRFHPRCPAAMPRCGTDLPPRLAVGDRPGHWAACWLYDPAEATS; encoded by the coding sequence ATGGCATCGCCCACCACCGACGCCCCGGCCGCCGGAGAGGACGTGCTGGAGGCGGTCGGCCTCACCAAGCACTTCCCCGTCCGCCGCCGGCTGCGCGGCCTGCTCTCCCGCACCCGGCTGACCGTGCACGCGGTCGACGACGTCGACCTCACCCTGCGCCGCGGCCGGGTGACCGCCCTGGTCGGCGAGTCCGGCTCCGGCAAGTCAACCGTCGCCCGGCTGCTCGCGCAGCTCCAGCCGCTGACCGCGGGCACCGTCCGGCTGCACGGCACGCCGGTCACCGTCCGCGGCGGTCGACCCTTCCGGGCGTACGTCCGGCGAGTGCAGATGATCTTCCAGGACCCGTTCGCCTCGCTGAATCCGGTGCACACCGTGCGCTACCACCTGACCCGGGCACTGCGGGTGCACGGCAACGCCGGGCGCAGCAGCGCGGATCTGGAGGCGGCCCTGGCCGGGCTGCTCGACCGGGTGTCACTCACCCCGGCGGAGCGCTACCTGGACAAGTTCCCGCACGAACTCTCCGGCGGGCAGCGGCAGCGGGTCGCCATCGCCCGGGCGCTCGGCGCCGACCCGGAGGTGCTGCTCGCCGACGAGCCGGTCTCGATGCTCGACGTCTCGATCCGGCTGGGCGTGCTGAACCTGCTGCGCGACCTGAAGGAACGGCTGCGACTGGCCGTCCTCTACATCACCCACGACATCGCCTCGGCCCGCTACTTCGCCGACGAGACGCTGGTGATGTACGCGGGCCGCCTGGTCGAGGGGGGCGACAGCGAGACCGTCACCCAGCACCCGGCGCACCCGTACACCCGGCTGTTGATCGAGTCGGCGCCCGACCCGGACCGGATCACCGGCGCGACCCGGGCGGGCGACGGCGAGCGCGGCGGCGGCGAGCCGCCCAGCCTGATCCGGCCGCCGGCCGGCTGCCGGTTCCACCCGCGCTGCCCGGCGGCGATGCCGCGCTGCGGCACGGACCTGCCACCCCGGCTGGCGGTCGGCGACCGGCCCGGCCACTGGGCGGCCTGCTGGCTCTACGACCCGGCGGAGGCGACGTCATGA
- a CDS encoding ABC transporter permease, with protein MTYLLRRIGFYLFTAWAALTLNFFIPRLIPGDPVKSLIARYQGQLSTDAINSLYVLFGIDTHDSLWDQYVDYWRQLLHGDLGLSFTAFPAPVSEVIADALPWTLALVGVTTLVSFLLGTGLGVLAGWRRGSWVDGLLPATTFLSSVPYFWLGLVAIALLAGPGSFFPSSGGYDPGLVPAPDSIFLGSAVRHSVLPAATILISSMSGWILSMRNMMVTVAAEDYITVAHAKGLPERRVALSYAARNALLPNIAGFALSLGFIVGGTLLVEIVFSYPGLGFLLFRAVSAKDYPLMQGIFLVITLSVLVANLVADLAYLALDPRTRKEG; from the coding sequence ATGACCTACCTGCTGCGCCGAATCGGCTTCTATCTCTTCACCGCCTGGGCGGCGCTGACCCTCAACTTCTTCATCCCCCGGCTGATCCCCGGCGACCCGGTGAAGTCGCTGATCGCCCGCTACCAGGGCCAGCTCAGCACCGACGCGATCAACTCGCTCTACGTGCTGTTCGGCATCGACACCCACGACAGCCTCTGGGACCAGTACGTCGACTACTGGCGGCAACTGCTGCACGGCGACCTGGGTCTGTCGTTCACCGCGTTCCCGGCGCCGGTGTCCGAGGTGATCGCCGACGCGCTGCCGTGGACGCTCGCCCTGGTCGGCGTGACCACGCTGGTCAGCTTCCTGCTCGGCACCGGGTTGGGCGTGCTGGCCGGCTGGCGGCGCGGCTCCTGGGTGGACGGGCTGCTGCCGGCCACCACCTTCCTCTCCTCGGTGCCGTACTTCTGGCTGGGCCTGGTGGCGATCGCGCTGCTGGCCGGTCCGGGCAGCTTCTTCCCCTCCTCCGGCGGCTACGACCCCGGCCTGGTACCCGCACCGGACAGCATCTTCCTCGGCAGCGCGGTACGGCACAGCGTGCTGCCCGCCGCGACCATCCTGATCTCGTCGATGAGCGGGTGGATCCTCAGCATGCGCAACATGATGGTGACCGTGGCCGCCGAGGACTACATCACCGTGGCGCACGCCAAGGGCCTGCCGGAGCGCCGGGTCGCGCTGAGCTACGCGGCGCGCAACGCGTTGCTGCCGAACATCGCCGGGTTCGCGCTGTCGCTGGGCTTCATCGTCGGCGGCACCCTGCTGGTGGAGATCGTCTTCTCGTATCCGGGGCTGGGTTTCCTGCTCTTCCGGGCGGTCAGCGCCAAGGACTACCCGCTCATGCAGGGCATCTTCCTGGTCATCACGCTGTCGGTGCTGGTGGCGAACCTGGTCGCCGACCTGGCGTACCTGGCGCTCGACCCGCGTACCCGCAAGGAGGGCTGA
- a CDS encoding ABC transporter permease, with amino-acid sequence MAQPSAAPRRRRWRFVTGGKAATGLAVVAGYVLLAVLGPSIAPYDPDARSGDLLQPPSAQHWFGTTHLGQDVFSQILVGTRGVMLVGLTAGVVATVLAVLVGVTAGYLGGLADDGLSALSNVFLVIPALPLIIIVTSTISDAGDLVVALVIGLTSWAWGARVLRAQTLSLRRRDYVEAARATGETTWRIIVFEILPNLTAIIASGFVGTVIFAVMSEITLAFIGISSISSWNWGTILFWAQSQQALAQGAWWWFVPAGLAIALLGTALALINFGIDEFVSPRLRSAGRTRVRTTDGHVVRMRVGFTPVLASRAVPAPRAGAVTPKEVGR; translated from the coding sequence ATGGCGCAGCCGTCCGCCGCGCCCCGGCGCCGCCGCTGGCGCTTCGTGACCGGCGGCAAGGCGGCCACCGGGCTGGCCGTGGTGGCGGGGTACGTGCTGCTCGCGGTGCTCGGCCCGTCGATCGCCCCGTACGACCCGGACGCCCGCAGCGGCGACCTGCTCCAGCCGCCGTCGGCGCAGCACTGGTTCGGCACCACCCACCTCGGCCAGGACGTGTTCAGCCAGATCCTGGTCGGCACCCGCGGGGTGATGCTGGTCGGGTTGACCGCCGGGGTGGTGGCGACCGTCCTGGCGGTCCTGGTCGGGGTGACCGCCGGCTATCTCGGCGGGCTCGCCGACGACGGGCTCTCCGCGCTGTCCAACGTGTTCCTGGTGATCCCGGCGCTGCCACTGATCATCATCGTGACCTCCACCATCAGCGACGCCGGTGACCTGGTGGTGGCCCTGGTCATCGGGCTGACCTCGTGGGCCTGGGGGGCCCGGGTGCTGCGCGCCCAGACGCTGTCACTGCGCCGCCGCGACTACGTGGAGGCGGCCCGGGCCACCGGGGAGACCACCTGGCGGATCATCGTCTTCGAGATCCTGCCGAACCTGACCGCGATCATCGCCTCCGGCTTCGTCGGCACGGTGATCTTCGCGGTGATGTCGGAGATCACCCTGGCCTTCATCGGGATCTCGTCCATCTCGTCGTGGAACTGGGGCACGATCCTGTTCTGGGCGCAGAGCCAGCAGGCCCTCGCCCAGGGCGCGTGGTGGTGGTTCGTCCCCGCCGGGCTGGCCATCGCCCTGCTCGGCACCGCCCTCGCGCTGATCAACTTCGGCATCGACGAGTTCGTCAGCCCCCGGCTGCGCAGCGCCGGCCGGACCCGGGTCCGCACCACCGACGGGCACGTGGTCCGGATGCGGGTCGGCTTCACCCCGGTGCTGGCGTCCCGGGCCGTCCCCGCGCCCCGTGCGGGCGCGGTCACCCCGAAGGAGGTCGGGCGATGA
- a CDS encoding ABC transporter ATP-binding protein, giving the protein MNEPVLEIRKLRVDYGLGDEAVHAVREVDLTLHRGEVLGLAGESGSGKSTLAYGLTRLLPPPGVISGGEVIYHPADGPPVDVLSLDPAGLRAFRWAETSIVFQGAMNSLNPVHKVSTQLLDVIRAHEPRSTAAGRRARARELLRLVGIAADRLDSYPHQLSGGMRQRVMIAMALALEPQVVIMDEPTTALDVVMQRQILGQLAELRDRLGFAVLFITHDLSLLVEFSDRIAIMYGGRIVEEAPAGELYRRALHPYTDGLLHSFPALRGPRRELTGIPGSPPDLRAMPTGCAFHPRCPRAFTPCAAELPPLGPPGDDAPERAVACWLHPAAAPVPR; this is encoded by the coding sequence ATGAACGAACCCGTGCTGGAGATCAGGAAGCTCCGCGTCGACTACGGGCTCGGCGACGAGGCGGTGCACGCGGTCCGCGAGGTGGACCTCACCCTGCACCGCGGCGAGGTGCTCGGGCTGGCCGGCGAGAGCGGCAGCGGCAAGTCCACCCTGGCGTACGGGTTGACCCGGCTGCTGCCGCCACCCGGCGTGATCAGCGGCGGCGAGGTCATCTACCACCCGGCCGACGGCCCGCCGGTCGACGTGCTGTCGCTGGACCCCGCCGGGCTGCGGGCGTTCCGCTGGGCCGAGACGTCGATCGTGTTCCAGGGGGCGATGAACTCGCTCAACCCGGTGCACAAGGTCTCCACCCAGCTGCTGGACGTGATCCGGGCGCACGAGCCGCGCAGCACGGCCGCCGGGCGGCGGGCCCGGGCCCGGGAGCTGCTGCGACTGGTCGGCATCGCCGCGGACCGGCTGGACAGTTATCCGCACCAGCTCTCCGGCGGGATGCGGCAACGCGTCATGATCGCCATGGCGCTGGCGCTGGAGCCGCAGGTCGTCATCATGGACGAGCCGACCACCGCGCTGGACGTGGTGATGCAGCGGCAGATCCTCGGCCAGCTCGCCGAGCTGCGCGACCGGCTCGGCTTCGCGGTCCTGTTCATCACCCACGACCTGTCGCTGCTGGTGGAGTTCTCCGACCGGATCGCCATCATGTACGGCGGCCGGATCGTCGAGGAGGCGCCGGCCGGCGAGCTGTACCGGCGGGCGCTGCACCCGTACACCGACGGGTTGCTGCACTCCTTCCCGGCGCTGCGCGGTCCGCGGCGCGAGCTGACCGGCATTCCCGGCTCCCCGCCGGACCTGCGCGCCATGCCGACCGGCTGTGCGTTCCACCCCCGCTGCCCCCGGGCCTTCACGCCCTGCGCGGCCGAGCTCCCGCCGCTCGGGCCGCCCGGTGACGACGCCCCGGAGCGCGCGGTCGCCTGCTGGCTGCACCCGGCTGCGGCACCGGTACCCCGGTGA
- a CDS encoding GH1 family beta-glucosidase, with translation MDSDRTTPATQADPIDTLPPTFRWGVATSSYQIEGAVAEDGRTPSIWDTFCRVPGAVAGGDTGDVACDHYHRMPQDVALIADLGLDTYRFSVAWPRVQPGGRGPANPAGLAFYDRLVDELLGRGVDPWVTLYHWDLPQELEDAGGWPVRDTAYRFADYAELVFAALGDRVKTWTTLNEPWCSAMLGYAYGDHAPGRRSLGDGIAAAHHLLLGHGLAVQRLRAAAPGPVELGITVNLATADPATDSPADRDAARAADGLGNRLYLDPLVHGRYPEDVVDDLARQGVRIPVEEGDLAVISTPFDVLGVNYYFGQLFSGVDEQGRDRDDDGRPVQRVVRRDLPRTAMDWEIVPDSFTELLVRLSRDYPGVPLVITENGAAFDDRPDADGFVADDDRVAYLAEHLRAVARARSAGADVRGYFAWSLLDNFEWAYGYDKRFGIIRVDYDTQRRTPKRSALWYRDTVRRVRGQR, from the coding sequence ATGGACAGCGACCGCACCACCCCGGCCACCCAGGCCGACCCGATCGACACCCTGCCGCCGACCTTCCGCTGGGGGGTGGCGACCTCGTCGTACCAGATCGAGGGGGCGGTGGCCGAGGACGGCCGGACACCGTCCATCTGGGACACCTTCTGCCGGGTGCCCGGCGCGGTCGCCGGCGGGGACACCGGCGACGTGGCCTGCGACCACTACCACCGGATGCCGCAGGACGTCGCGCTCATCGCCGACCTGGGGCTGGACACCTACCGGTTCTCGGTGGCCTGGCCGCGGGTGCAGCCCGGCGGGCGGGGACCGGCGAACCCGGCCGGGCTGGCCTTCTACGACCGGCTGGTGGACGAGCTGCTCGGGCGGGGCGTGGACCCGTGGGTCACCCTCTACCACTGGGACCTGCCGCAGGAGCTGGAGGACGCCGGCGGCTGGCCGGTACGGGACACCGCGTACCGGTTCGCCGACTACGCGGAGCTGGTCTTCGCCGCGCTCGGCGACCGGGTGAAGACGTGGACCACGCTGAACGAGCCGTGGTGCTCGGCGATGCTCGGGTACGCGTACGGCGACCACGCTCCCGGCCGGCGGAGCCTGGGCGACGGCATCGCCGCGGCGCACCACCTGCTGCTCGGGCACGGGCTGGCGGTGCAGCGGCTGCGGGCGGCGGCGCCCGGGCCGGTGGAGCTCGGCATCACCGTCAACCTGGCCACCGCCGACCCGGCCACCGACAGCCCGGCGGACCGGGACGCCGCCCGCGCCGCCGACGGGCTGGGCAACCGCCTCTACCTCGACCCGCTGGTGCACGGCCGCTACCCGGAGGACGTGGTCGACGATCTGGCCCGCCAGGGCGTCCGGATCCCGGTCGAGGAGGGTGACCTGGCGGTCATCTCCACCCCGTTCGACGTGCTCGGCGTCAACTACTACTTCGGCCAGCTCTTCTCCGGCGTCGACGAGCAGGGCCGTGACCGGGACGACGACGGCCGCCCGGTGCAGCGGGTGGTCCGGCGGGACCTGCCGCGCACCGCGATGGACTGGGAGATCGTCCCGGACTCCTTCACCGAGCTGCTGGTGCGGCTGAGCCGCGACTACCCGGGCGTGCCGTTGGTGATCACCGAGAACGGGGCGGCGTTCGACGACCGGCCCGACGCGGACGGCTTCGTCGCCGACGACGACCGGGTGGCGTACCTGGCCGAGCACCTGCGTGCGGTGGCCCGGGCCCGGTCGGCGGGGGCGGACGTGCGCGGCTACTTCGCCTGGTCGCTGCTGGACAACTTCGAGTGGGCGTACGGCTACGACAAGCGGTTCGGCATCATCCGGGTCGACTACGACACGCAGCGGCGTACCCCGAAGCGCAGCGCGCTCTGGTACCGCGACACCGTGCGGCGGGTGCGCGGGCAGCGCTGA
- a CDS encoding ricin-type beta-trefoil lectin domain protein gives MHPTPPTTRRTATRATLALCLVAGTVTLSPAPARAAGESVGVWLTTTSDAGGRTVTRGLQPQTPVAFAATSPAATQTITVDENTRYQQFEGAGASITDTTAYLLRGGPVSAATRDEVMRKLFSTADGIGLSFVRNPIGASDLSRPGNVSLDDTCCDLNDFGANGYDTNVELLTAQARQLNPALRVMVVPWSAPGWMKDNGRMDQMGWLKYEYYASYAQYFVKTIQAYAARGVKVDYVSLQNEPNCCQAGNPTAMDYPGMSWNSSGLVELTKNFVYPAFRAAGITTRVLVHDWNYGDYGTIGSGLLADTAVRTDPLFGGIAWHGYWGDPAVGSQVHDQYAAVPQFSTEHSGGTWIGNQHNEDLADIVNYARNWSRSVVKWSLAVNQNMGPHNGGCGTCTGLITVHEGDSRAGQVDYTIEYYTTGHLTKFVRPGAYRIDSTASSAVPNVAWRNPDGSKALIAHNGGTSAQSVKVVWGGQSFTYSLPARTTATFTWSGTPSGTPSGSTGTVTGLGGKCLDVTDNNSADGTPVQIWSCFGGPNQTWTRAADGTLRALGKCLDVSGGGTADGTKVQLWTCNGTPAQQWTWTAGRDLVNPQANKCLDVTGNTATDGTKTQIWSCTGGANQKWTLPA, from the coding sequence GTGCACCCCACACCCCCCACCACCCGCCGCACGGCCACCCGCGCCACCCTCGCGCTCTGCCTCGTCGCCGGCACCGTCACCCTCTCCCCTGCCCCGGCCCGGGCCGCCGGGGAGAGCGTCGGCGTCTGGCTCACCACCACCTCCGACGCGGGCGGCCGGACCGTCACCCGCGGCCTGCAACCCCAGACCCCGGTCGCCTTCGCGGCCACCAGCCCGGCCGCCACGCAGACCATCACCGTCGACGAGAACACCCGCTACCAGCAGTTCGAGGGGGCCGGCGCGTCGATCACCGACACCACCGCCTACCTGCTGCGCGGCGGGCCGGTCAGCGCCGCCACCCGGGACGAGGTGATGCGCAAGCTGTTCAGCACAGCCGACGGCATCGGGCTCTCCTTCGTCCGCAACCCGATCGGCGCCTCCGACCTGTCCCGGCCGGGCAACGTCTCGCTCGACGACACCTGCTGCGACCTGAACGACTTCGGGGCGAATGGCTACGACACGAACGTCGAGCTGCTCACCGCGCAGGCCCGCCAGCTCAACCCGGCGCTGCGGGTGATGGTGGTGCCGTGGAGCGCGCCCGGCTGGATGAAGGACAACGGCCGGATGGACCAGATGGGCTGGCTGAAGTACGAGTACTACGCCAGCTACGCGCAGTACTTCGTGAAGACCATCCAGGCGTACGCGGCCCGCGGTGTGAAGGTCGACTACGTCTCGTTGCAGAACGAGCCGAACTGCTGCCAGGCGGGCAACCCCACCGCGATGGACTACCCCGGCATGAGCTGGAACTCCTCCGGGCTGGTGGAGCTGACGAAGAACTTCGTCTACCCGGCGTTCCGGGCCGCCGGCATCACCACCAGGGTGCTCGTGCACGACTGGAACTACGGCGACTACGGCACCATCGGCTCCGGGCTGCTGGCCGACACCGCCGTCCGCACCGACCCGCTCTTCGGCGGCATCGCCTGGCACGGCTACTGGGGCGACCCCGCCGTCGGCAGCCAGGTCCACGACCAGTACGCCGCCGTGCCGCAGTTCAGCACCGAGCACTCCGGTGGCACCTGGATCGGCAACCAGCACAACGAGGACCTGGCCGACATCGTCAACTACGCCCGGAACTGGAGCCGCAGCGTGGTGAAGTGGAGCCTCGCGGTCAACCAGAACATGGGCCCGCACAACGGCGGCTGCGGCACCTGCACCGGCCTGATCACCGTCCACGAGGGGGACTCCCGCGCCGGCCAGGTGGACTACACGATCGAGTACTACACCACCGGGCACCTGACGAAGTTCGTCCGGCCCGGGGCGTACCGGATCGACTCGACCGCCAGCAGCGCGGTGCCGAACGTCGCCTGGCGCAATCCCGACGGCTCCAAGGCGCTGATCGCGCACAACGGTGGCACGTCCGCGCAGTCGGTGAAGGTGGTCTGGGGCGGCCAGTCGTTCACCTATTCGCTGCCCGCCCGCACCACCGCCACCTTCACCTGGTCCGGCACCCCGTCCGGCACGCCGAGCGGGTCGACCGGCACGGTCACCGGGCTGGGCGGCAAGTGCCTGGACGTGACCGACAACAACTCCGCCGACGGGACCCCGGTGCAGATCTGGAGCTGCTTCGGCGGCCCCAACCAGACGTGGACCCGGGCCGCCGACGGCACCCTCCGCGCCCTGGGCAAGTGCCTGGACGTCTCCGGCGGCGGCACCGCCGACGGCACGAAGGTGCAGTTGTGGACCTGCAACGGCACCCCCGCCCAGCAGTGGACCTGGACCGCCGGGCGGGACCTGGTGAACCCGCAGGCGAACAAGTGCCTCGACGTCACCGGCAACACCGCCACCGACGGGACGAAGACGCAGATCTGGTCGTGCACCGGGGGCGCGAACCAGAAGTGGACCCTGCCCGCGTGA
- a CDS encoding ROK family protein, whose amino-acid sequence MDARRTTVRDMRRANRSVLLTRIWLDGPLSRHELGQTTALSLASVSNLVGEMIGEGIVEEAGSVDSDGGRPRVLLRVAPGYGYLVGADVGETRVQVELFDLAMTALAKAEYPIAAAEPDPHDVAAHLLHGLHAVTEQAGVDPAAVLGLGVAVSGTVERTADAVVHAQTLGWDGVPLGAMLRAGTDIPVHVDNGAKTLGQAEMWFGAGRGARHAVIALVGSGVGASVVADGTGYRGAHSSAGEWGHTTIVYGGRRCRCGNLGCLEAYVGAEGVLDRFRQANRGRPAAGGDEESAFGELLRSSSRTAAKVLDETVGYLGAGVATLVNLFNPERVVLGGWAGLALGERYLPQIREATARHALRQPYAQTSIELCQLGPDAVAMGAATLPMARLLRDGGVPRDPAAVRMTPPRPARRPRSRAR is encoded by the coding sequence ATGGACGCCCGACGCACCACCGTGCGCGACATGCGCCGCGCCAACCGCTCGGTGCTGCTCACCCGGATCTGGCTGGACGGCCCGCTGAGCCGGCACGAGCTGGGGCAGACCACCGCGCTCAGCCTGGCCAGCGTCAGCAACCTGGTCGGCGAGATGATCGGCGAGGGCATCGTCGAGGAGGCCGGCTCGGTCGACTCCGACGGCGGCCGGCCCCGGGTGCTGCTGCGCGTCGCCCCCGGCTACGGCTATCTGGTCGGCGCCGACGTCGGCGAGACCCGGGTCCAGGTCGAACTCTTCGACCTGGCGATGACCGCCCTCGCCAAGGCGGAGTACCCGATCGCCGCCGCCGAACCCGACCCGCACGACGTGGCCGCCCACCTGCTGCACGGCCTGCACGCGGTGACCGAGCAGGCCGGCGTCGACCCGGCCGCCGTGCTCGGCCTCGGCGTGGCCGTCTCCGGCACGGTCGAGCGGACCGCCGACGCCGTGGTGCACGCCCAGACCCTCGGCTGGGACGGCGTGCCGCTGGGCGCCATGCTGCGCGCCGGCACCGACATCCCCGTGCACGTCGACAACGGCGCGAAGACCCTCGGCCAGGCCGAGATGTGGTTCGGCGCCGGCCGGGGCGCCCGGCACGCCGTCATCGCCCTGGTCGGCTCCGGCGTCGGGGCCAGCGTGGTCGCCGACGGCACCGGCTACCGCGGCGCGCACAGCAGCGCCGGCGAGTGGGGCCACACCACCATCGTGTACGGCGGTCGCCGCTGCCGCTGCGGCAACCTCGGCTGCCTGGAGGCGTACGTCGGCGCGGAGGGGGTCCTCGACCGGTTCCGCCAGGCCAACCGGGGTCGGCCGGCCGCCGGCGGCGACGAGGAGAGCGCCTTCGGTGAGCTGCTGCGCTCGTCGAGCCGGACGGCGGCGAAGGTGCTCGACGAGACCGTCGGCTATCTCGGCGCCGGCGTCGCGACGCTGGTCAACCTCTTCAACCCGGAACGGGTGGTGCTCGGCGGCTGGGCCGGGCTGGCCCTCGGCGAGCGCTACCTGCCGCAGATCCGCGAGGCCACCGCGCGGCACGCGCTGCGCCAGCCGTACGCCCAGACCTCGATCGAGCTGTGCCAGCTCGGGCCCGACGCGGTCGCGATGGGCGCGGCCACCCTGCCGATGGCCCGGCTGCTGCGCGACGGCGGTGTGCCGCGCGACCCGGCCGCTGTCCGGATGACGCCGCCGCGACCGGCGCGTCGCCCGCGCTCCCGCGCCCGCTGA
- a CDS encoding glycosyl hydrolase family 18 protein, with protein MRLRPGAIALFSAAALAATTAALPVTPGLAAVTGGTGALVVCDAPAWTEGVTYPVGSRVTYAGRLYQALVTHTPPPGAGWNPAATPAIWSDLGACSAGTPSPTPTTAPPSPTPTTSPSPTTSPSPTVTPSPTATPTISPTTTAPPGTTTCAVRSRPAGKVLQGYWENWDGAANGVHPPLGWIPITDPRIPGHGYNVVNAAFPVIRSDGTVLWEDGMDAGVKVATPAEMCQAKAAGLTILMSIGGATAGIDLSSTAVADRFVATVVPILKRYNFDGIDIDIETGLSGSGDITRLSTSQANLIRIIDGVLAQMPANFGLTMAPETAYVTGGSVTYGSIWGAYLPIVKRYADNGRLWWLNMQYYNGSMYGCAGDSYSAGTVQGFTAQTDCLNAGLVVQGTTIRVPYDKQVPGLPAQPGAGGGYLAPASVSQAWNTYRGGLKGLMTWSINWDGSKGWTFGDNVRALQSR; from the coding sequence ATGCGACTTCGACCCGGGGCGATCGCCCTGTTCAGCGCGGCGGCGTTGGCCGCCACCACCGCCGCCCTGCCGGTCACCCCCGGCCTGGCGGCGGTGACCGGCGGCACCGGCGCGCTCGTGGTCTGCGACGCCCCGGCCTGGACGGAGGGTGTCACCTACCCCGTCGGCAGCCGGGTCACCTACGCCGGCCGGCTCTATCAGGCCCTGGTCACGCACACCCCGCCACCGGGCGCGGGCTGGAACCCGGCCGCCACGCCGGCCATCTGGAGCGACCTCGGCGCCTGCTCCGCCGGCACGCCCTCGCCCACCCCCACCACCGCCCCGCCCTCCCCCACGCCCACCACGTCGCCCTCGCCGACCACGTCGCCCTCGCCGACCGTGACGCCCTCGCCGACCGCGACGCCGACGATCAGCCCGACGACCACTGCGCCACCGGGGACGACGACCTGCGCGGTGCGGTCCCGGCCGGCCGGCAAGGTGCTCCAGGGCTACTGGGAGAACTGGGACGGCGCGGCCAACGGGGTCCACCCGCCGCTGGGCTGGATCCCGATCACCGACCCACGGATCCCCGGGCACGGCTACAACGTGGTCAACGCCGCCTTCCCGGTGATCCGCTCCGACGGCACGGTGCTCTGGGAGGACGGCATGGACGCCGGCGTCAAGGTGGCCACCCCCGCCGAGATGTGCCAGGCCAAGGCCGCCGGGCTGACCATCCTGATGTCGATCGGTGGGGCCACCGCGGGCATCGACCTCAGCTCCACCGCGGTCGCCGACCGGTTCGTCGCCACCGTCGTGCCGATCCTCAAGCGGTACAACTTCGACGGCATCGACATCGACATCGAGACCGGGCTCAGCGGCAGCGGGGACATCACCCGGCTCTCCACCTCACAGGCGAACCTGATCCGCATCATCGACGGGGTGCTCGCCCAGATGCCCGCGAACTTCGGTCTCACGATGGCCCCGGAGACCGCGTACGTCACCGGCGGCAGCGTCACCTACGGCTCGATCTGGGGCGCGTACCTGCCGATCGTCAAGCGGTACGCCGACAACGGCCGGCTCTGGTGGCTGAACATGCAGTACTACAACGGCAGCATGTACGGCTGCGCCGGCGACTCGTACTCCGCCGGCACGGTGCAGGGCTTCACCGCGCAGACCGACTGCCTCAACGCCGGTCTGGTCGTCCAGGGCACCACCATCCGGGTCCCGTACGACAAGCAGGTCCCCGGCCTGCCGGCGCAGCCCGGCGCGGGCGGCGGCTATCTCGCGCCGGCCTCGGTGAGCCAGGCGTGGAACACCTACCGGGGCGGCCTGAAGGGGCTGATGACCTGGTCGATCAACTGGGACGGGTCGAAGGGCTGGACGTTCGGCGACAACGTCCGGGCCCTCCAGTCCCGCTGA